One Accipiter gentilis chromosome 11, bAccGen1.1, whole genome shotgun sequence DNA window includes the following coding sequences:
- the SLC26A3 gene encoding chloride anion exchanger, producing the protein MVEPVGNHYIVARPVYSENLFNEEHEKLHRYHKTFWDHLKLYFCCSPQRVKKIALGLFPIVSWLPAYRFREWILSDIVSGINTGLVAVLQGLAFALLVNVPPGYGLYAAFFPVLVYFIFGTSRHISVGPFPVLSLMVGGAVVRLVPDDSAGNGTSTNISAINEERVMVAASVTFLSGVFQLLLGILQFGFIVIYLSQSLISGFTTAAAIHVVVSQLKFMLQLPVPGFNKPFGIIYTLESVFSQITKTNIADLVTSIVVLLIVFVVKEMNDRYKAKLPTPIPIELLVTVLAALISYFINFEEKFNVAVVGKLEEGFQAPVAPDVGVLQKCIGDSISIAIVGFAVAFSVAKVYSIKHDYPVDGNQELIAFGLSNIVGGSFKGFASSTALSRSGVQESTGGKTQIAGLISAVIVLIVILAIGFLLAPLQKSVLASLALGNLKGMLMQFKEVGILWRKDKYDCVIWVVTFLAAIFLGLDIGLATAVAFQLLTVVIRSQIPSCTVLANVGRSNIYRNRKDYTDIYEPEGVKIFRCSSPIFFANIEFFREKLITAVGFNPLRVLRKRNKALRKIRKMLKKGELQVTPKGLICMANYTHESDEELDNNRIEELDQPTNMTDLPIQINWGADLPPGIIVPQVNIHSIVLDFSSVSFLDFSAMRILQKTLKEFVRINIDIYIAGAHEGFLDKLERCAFFDEEIKPSMFFLTIHDAVLHILLKKDIASSPKLKLAEEKGSSNNCIITLSNGLRSRESTS; encoded by the exons ATGGTTGAACCTGTAGGCAACCACTATATTGTAGCCAGACCTGTGTACTCGGAGAATTTGTTCAATGAAGAGCATGAGAAATTGCACAGATACCATAAAACCTTTTGGGATCATCTGAAACTATATTTCTG CTGCTCCCCACAAAGGgtcaaaaaaattgctttgggtttgtttccCATCGTCTCGTGGCTGCCAGCGTACCGCTTCAGGGAGTGGATCCTGAGTGACATTGTCTCCGGCATCAACACGGGGCTGGTGGCCGTCCTGCAAG GTCTCGCCTTTGCATTGCTGGTGAACGTGCCACCCGGCTATGGACTCTATGCGGCATTTTTCCCTGTCCTGGTCTATTTTATCTTTGGCACATCCAGACATATCTCAGTGG GTCCCTTCCCCGTCCTGAGCCTGATGGTGGGAGGAGCTGTTGTCAGGCTGGTCCCCGATGACAGCGCTGGAAATGGCACTTCCACAAATATCTCAGCAATAAATGAAGAGAGGGTGATGGTGGCTGCATCTGTAACCTTCCTTTCTGGGGTTTTTCAG ttgctTCTGGGAATTCTTCAGTTTGGATTTATTGTTATTTATCTGTCACAATCATTAATCAGCGGTTTCACAACTGCAGCGGCTATCCATGTTGTGGTATCTCAGCTGAAATTCATGCTTCAACTACCTGTCCCTGGATTTAATAAACCATTTGGCATCATCTAT ACTCTGGAGAGCGTTTTCAGCCAGATCACAAAAACAAACATTGCTGACCTTGTCACATCCATTGTTGTCTTGCTTATCGTGTTCGTGGTGAAAGAAATGAACGATCGATACAAAGCAAAGTTACCAACTCCCATCCCAATCGAACTCCTTGTG ACAGTCTTAGCAGCACTGATTTCCTATTTCATtaactttgaagaaaaatttaatgTAGCTGTTGTCGGAAAACTAGAGGAAGG atttcAAGCACCTGTTGCACCTGATGTAGGCGTCCTCCAAAAGTGTATCGGCGACAGCATTTCCATTGCAATCGTTGGGTTTGCAGTAGCCTTCTCTGTGGCTAAAGTGTATTCCATCAAACATGACTACCCAGTAGATGGCAACCAG gaacTAATTGCTTTTGGGCTGAGTAATATAGTTGGTGGATCATTCAAAGGATTTGCCTCCAGCACTGCTCTGTCAAGATCTGGTGTGCAGGAGAGCACAGGAGGCAAAACACAG ATTGCTGGTCTTATCTCAGCTGTCATTGTCTTGATTGTGATCTTGGCCATTGGGTTTCTCCTGGCACCATTACAGAAG TCAGTCCTTGCATCTTTGGCTCTTGGCAACTTGAAGGGAATGCTTATGCAGTTCAAGGAAGTAGGCATCCTGTGGAGAAAGGACAAGTATGACTGT GTCATATGGGTGGTGACTTTCTTAGCTGCCATTTTTCTTGGTCTGGATATTGGGCTAGCAACTGCCGTGGCGTTCCAGCTGCTGACCGTGGTGATCCGCTCCCAGAT TCCAAGCTGCACTGTTTTGGCTAATGTTGGGAGAAGTAACATCTACAGGAACAGGAAGGATTACACCGAT ATCTACGAGCCAGAGGGAGTGAAGATTTTCAGATGCTCATCTCCTATCTTCTTTGCTAATATTGAATTCTTCAGAGAGAAACTCATCACTGCT GTTGGCTTCAACCCACTGAGAGTCCTGAGGAAACGCAATAAAGCTCTGAGGAAGATCAGAAAGATGCTGAAGAAAGGAGAGCTGCAAGTGACACCC AAAGGGTTGATTTGCATGGCTAACTATACACATGAGTCAGATGAAGAATTAGACAACAACAGGATAGAGGAGCTGGACCAGCCCACCAACATGACAGACTTGCCCATTCAGATCAACTGGGGTGCTGACCTCCCCCCCGGCATCATTGTGCCCCAGGTCAACATCCACAGCATCGTTCTGGATTTCTCATCAGTGTCCTTCCTCGATTTTTCTGCCATGAGAATCCTCCAAAAG ACTTTGAAAGAATTTGTCCGGATCAACATCGACATTTACATTGCAGGGGCACATG AGGGCTTCCTGGACAAACTGGAGAGATGTGCATTTTTTGATGAGGAGATTAAGCCATCCATGTTTTTCCTTACCATTCATGATGCGGTTTTACACATTTTGCTGAAGAAGGACATAGCCAGCTCCCCCAAATTAAAACTTGCTGAG GAGAAGGGTAGCAGCAACAACTGTATCATCACCCTCAGCAATGGACTGCGCAGCCGGGAGAGCACG TCATGA
- the CBLL1 gene encoding E3 ubiquitin-protein ligase Hakai isoform X3, with protein sequence MNRMPSKTQAGDEEEFDYNKEERYECKGGEMFGNQRRFPGPIFWDYKINLLGEKDDTPVHFCDKCGLPIKMYGRMIPCKHVFCYDCAILHEKKGDKMCPGCNEPVQRIEQCVRGSLFMCSIVQGCKRTYLSQRDLQAHINHRHMRAGKPVTRPPIEPVHPPIAPPPAEIPERFIMPPEKHHMSHIPPKQHIMMPPPPLQHVPHEHYNQPHEDIRAPPAEMSMAPPPPRPVSQDTFRISTRKHSNLITVPIQDDSNSGAREPPPPAPAPAHHHPEYQGQPVVSHPHHIMPPQQHYAPPPPPPPPISHPLQHPPQAAGTPHMVYSQAPPPPMTSAPPPITPPPGHIIAQMPPYMNHPPPGPPPPQHGGPPVNVNAPPPHHYNPNSLPQFSEDQGTLSPPFTQPGGMSPGIWPAPRGPPPPPRMQGPPAQAPLPGPHHPDQARYRPYYQ encoded by the exons AAGAATTTGATTATAACAAAGAGGAGCGATACGAATGCAAAGGAGGTGAAATGTTTGGCAATCAAAGGAGATTCCCTGGACCCATCTTTTGGGACTATAAG ATAAACTTGCTGGGGGAAAAGGATGATACACCGGTCCATTTCTGTGATAAGTGTGGATTGCCCATCAAAATGTATGGACGCATG ATCCCTTGCAAGCATGTTTTCTGCTATGACTGTGCTATACTACATGAGAAAAAGGGAGACAAGATGTGTCCAGG CTGTAATGAACCTGTGCAGCGAATTGAGCAGTGTGTGCGAGGGTCTCTCTTCATGTGTAGCATTGTTCAAGGGTGCAAGAGAACTTACCTGTCACAGAGGGACTTGCAAGCGCACATCAACCACCGTCATATGAGAGCTGGAAAGCCTGTTACTCGTCCTCCAATTGAACCTGTACATCCTCCTATTGCCCCACCGCCTGCTGAAATTCCTGAGCGTTTCATAATGCCACCTGAGAAACATCATATGAGCCACATCCCGCCAAAGCAGCACATCATGATGCCACCACCTCCTTTGCAGCATGTGCCACATGAGCATTATAACCAGCCTCATGAAGACATTCGTGCGCCTCCTGCAGAGATGTCAATGGCTCCACCGCCACCTCGCCCAGTCAGTCAGGACACCTTCCGCATTTCAACGAGAAAACACAGCAACTTAATAACAGTCCCTATTCAGGATGATTCGAATTCAGGTGCTCGAGAACCACCTCCACCAGCCCCTGCACCTGCTCATCATCATCCTGAATACCAGGGTCAGCCAGTGGTATCGCATCCTCACCATATTATGCCTCCACAGCAACATTAtgcaccacccccaccaccacctccaccaaTAAGCCATCCgctgcagcatcctccccaggcaGCAGGTACTCCTCACATGGTATATAGCCAAGCTCCTCCACCACCAATGacctctgctcctcctccaatAACCCCGCCACCTGGACATATAATTGCCCAGATGCCACCGTATATGAATCATCCTCCTCCAGgacctccccctcctcagcacgGAGGCCCCCCTGTGAATGTAAATGCACCCCCTCCCCATCACTATAATCCTAACTCTTTGCCACAGTTCAGTGAAGATCAAGGAACTCTTAGTCCCCCTTTCACACAGCCTGGGGGAATGAGTCCAGGGATATGGCCAGCTCCAAGGGGGCCGCCTCCACCTCCAAGGATGCAAGGGCCTCCTGCTCAGGCCCCTCTTCCTGGACCACACCACCCTGATCAAGCCAGATACAGACCCTACTACCAGTGA